ACCGCGAAAAAGAGGGTGATCTTGGCGACCGCATGCCCGAGGAGGTGGAGCATGCCTCCCGTCACGCCCGCGTCGTTCAGCAGCGCGATTCCCAGGACCATGTAGGACAGCTGCCCGATCGTGGAGTAGGCGAGGATCTCCTTCAGGTTCCCGAGCCGCAGGGCGATGAGGGACGCAACGAGGATCGTCACGGAGGTGACGATCAGGGTGATGTGACCGAGCCCGAGCGCCCCGATGGCGTCGGGTCCGAACACCTCGAGCATCACCCGGAACAGGGCGAACACGCCCACGTTGACGACGGCAACCGCGTGGAGGAGGGCGCTCACGGGCACAGGCGCCACCATCGCGGCGGGCAGCCAGCCGTGAGCCGGAATGATCGCGGCTTTGGCGATCCCGAAGAGGAACAGCAAGTAGGTGAGGATCGGCAGAAAACCCGTCGGCTCCGCGCCGAAGAGGCCACCGGGCGTCAGGGCAAACGACCCGGTCTGCGCGTAGGTGAGTACGACGGCCGGCAAAAAGAAGGCGATGCCGGTGCCGAGCTGGAAGGCGAGGTAGCGACGTCCGCTGGCCGCCGCCTCGGCGGTGCCGGTAGCGGTGACGAGCGGGTAGGTGGCGATCGTCATCGCCTCGTAGAACAAGTAGAGCGTGACGAGGTTTGCGGAGAACGCCACCCCGGCCGTGGCCGAGATGGTGACGGCCGCGAGCACGTGGAAGCGGGTAGGCGATACGGCCGAGCCCCGCAGATAGCCGATCGAGTAGAGAGACGTCAGCAACCACAGTGGCGACGCGGTCAGAACCAGCAGCACGCCGAGGGAGTCGGCGCGCAGTGCGATCGGCGCCTCAGGCAAGAACGGCGTGATGGTGAGGGTCGCTGTACGGCCGTCCAAGATCCCCGGCACCATGGCCGCTACCGCGGCCACTTGGGCAAGACCGGCGAGGATCATGACGGCGTCGCGGGCGCGCGGGCGCTCTCGTAGTGCTGCGGCCGCGGCTGCGGCGAGGAGCGGGATGACCAGCAGCGCGACCATGTTCACGGCCGCAGCACCAGGATTTCAGCCGCATCGGCAAGTCGCTCCACGAGGAGGGCGACCGAGGGCTGGGCAGGGTCGAGAATGAGTGAAGGAACAATCCCGATCACCAAGATGGCGCCCGCCACCGCAAAGGCAAGGCCGGCCTCCATGGGCCCGAGGTCGCTGACGCTGTTCACGCGGTCGCTTGTGACCGGCCCAAAGCACGCACGTTGCATCCAGATCAGGGCATAAGCCGCAGTCAGCACCACGATGGCAAGCGCTATCAGCGC
This window of the Deinococcota bacterium genome carries:
- a CDS encoding monovalent cation/H+ antiporter subunit D family protein (subunit D of antiporter complex involved in resistance to high concentrations of Na+, K+, Li+ and/or alkali; contains an oxidoreductase domain; catalyzes the transfer of electrons from NADH to ubiquinone), yielding MVALLVIPLLAAAAAAALRERPRARDAVMILAGLAQVAAVAAMVPGILDGRTATLTITPFLPEAPIALRADSLGVLLVLTASPLWLLTSLYSIGYLRGSAVSPTRFHVLAAVTISATAGVAFSANLVTLYLFYEAMTIATYPLVTATGTAEAAASGRRYLAFQLGTGIAFFLPAVVLTYAQTGSFALTPGGLFGAEPTGFLPILTYLLFLFGIAKAAIIPAHGWLPAAMVAPVPVSALLHAVAVVNVGVFALFRVMLEVFGPDAIGALGLGHITLIVTSVTILVASLIALRLGNLKEILAYSTIGQLSYMVLGIALLNDAGVTGGMLHLLGHAVAKITLFFAVGAIAVGTGATTAKGLLGLGQRQPLLLGLFAVGAASIIGLPPTIGFVTKYFLFIGAAQARQWLVLAVLAASTMLATTYYVRLVRAALSPALSPMKQRGGGAAAPAPSPRSGSPVPWQMLVPTVVTAVLTVLLGIIPGPILTLVRAAIP